A region of the Mesobacillus jeotgali genome:
GTATGCTGGCAAGGAATACATCAATGTCGGCAGTCTGAAGGAACCTGACTTTGAAGCCATCCACGATATGAACCCTGACGTCATCTTCATTTCAGCAAGACAGGCAGAGCTGTACGATCAGTTTGAAGAAATTGCTCCAACCGTGTTTGTGGGAATGGACTACACTGATTACATGGGTTCTTTTGAGAAGAACATGAAATTGATCGGAGAAATTTTTGAAAAAGAAAAAGTGGTGGCAGATAAGTTGAAGGAAATCAATGCAAGTGTCGCAGAAATCAATAAAGAGGCTTCTTCTGCTGACGAAAAAGCATTGCTTGTCCTCGCAAATGAAGGGAAAGTCAGTGCATATGGTGCAGGATCACGTTACGGATTCATCCACGATGAGTTCGGATTCAAGGCAGCAGATGAAAAAATCGAAGCTTCCACCCACGGCCAGAGCATCACATTTGAATACATTCTTGAGAAAAACCCGGGCATACTGTTCGTCATCGACCGAACTGCTGCTGTCGGTGGAGAAGTCGGTGCGAAGGAAACCATCGAAAATGAACTAGTGAAAAAGACTGACGCATTCAAAAACGGCAAAATTATTTACCTTGACGGAACCAACTGGTACTTAAGCGGCGGAGGGTTGCAGTCATTACAGTCGATGATCGATGAAGTGAGGTCGGCATTATAATGTTCTATCAAATCAAAAGATTGCTGGTGAAAGAGGGACACTCCAGCCAGGCAGCCGAGCGCTTTTCAAAAAAGGGCATGCTGATCGAACAACAGCCAGGCTTCCTGGGCAAACAGGTTCTGGTAAAAAAGAACCGCCGGGGCGATGAAGAAGTAATGGTCCTGATCAGCTGGCAATCAGAACAGGACTGGAAGAACTGGGAAAAGCACCCCGACCATATCGCAGGACACAAAGCAAAAGTCGGCCAGCCAAAGCCTGACTATATTCTCGAATCATCCCAGGATATTTATGATGTGATTTAAAGGAAAGAGACTCAATATCGAGTCTCTTTTTAATTGGAAAAAAACTGCGTTATTTTCCAATTCGCTAAAAAAATAGAAAAATCGCTATAAAAAAGAGAAAATCGCTATAAAAAAGAGAAAATCGCTATAAAAATAAAAAAATAGCTATAAAGAAGAGCAACTTGCAATATAAATTATAATTCCTCTATAAATAGATGAATGGTACTGAAGCTTTTGATATAAAAAGTGTATGAAAAAGCAGGTTTCTCTGCATTAGCATCTCGAACCGCTCAAATATCGTTTAAGGAACTCTTCTTTGAGGAAAATC
Encoded here:
- a CDS encoding siderophore ABC transporter substrate-binding protein, with product MKKFSWLVLVITMLFTLAACGPEEKTEATSASGTGEAKEMKVTHEYGEATVKKNPEKVVVFDFGVLDTLDELDVEVTGVPQAIVPEYLNKYAGKEYINVGSLKEPDFEAIHDMNPDVIFISARQAELYDQFEEIAPTVFVGMDYTDYMGSFEKNMKLIGEIFEKEKVVADKLKEINASVAEINKEASSADEKALLVLANEGKVSAYGAGSRYGFIHDEFGFKAADEKIEASTHGQSITFEYILEKNPGILFVIDRTAAVGGEVGAKETIENELVKKTDAFKNGKIIYLDGTNWYLSGGGLQSLQSMIDEVRSAL
- a CDS encoding antibiotic biosynthesis monooxygenase family protein, yielding MFYQIKRLLVKEGHSSQAAERFSKKGMLIEQQPGFLGKQVLVKKNRRGDEEVMVLISWQSEQDWKNWEKHPDHIAGHKAKVGQPKPDYILESSQDIYDVI